One Candidatus Korarchaeota archaeon NZ13-K genomic window, CCTCAACTATGCTGGATGCCTCTCTAACTATCTCAAGCTTCTCCTTGGTGACCTCCCCTATTATCCTCACTGAGAGCCCTGGGCCGGGGAAGGGGTGCTTGCTCACTATCTCCTCGGGCACCCCGAGGCGCCTCGCCAGCCTCCTGACCTCATCCTTGTACAGGTGACGGAGGGGCTCTATCACCCTTCCCCTGAACCAGCTGGGAAGACCCGCCACATTATGATGGCTCTTTATCCTATCGGCCCCCACCTCGACGCCGCTCTCGATCACATCAGGATAGAGGGTACCCTGAACCAGGCAGTCGCATCCCTCCCTCTCGAACACCTCCATGAATATCCTGGCGAACAGCTCACCAACTATTGCCCTCTTCTCCTCGCAATCCTTGACCCCTCTCAGGGCTCTGAGGAATTCCTGGGAGGCATCCACGTAAATCACATCTATACCGATCTTCCTCAGGGAAGAGAGGACGCTCTCCGGTTCCCCTTTTCTGAGGAGGCCGTGATTCACGAAAACGGGGACTAGCTTCTCCTTGGCCACTCTGCTGACAAGCAGCGCGGAGAGCGTGGAGTCTACTCCCCCGCTAACGGCAACCAGCACCTTCTTGCACTTGGACACCTCGTCCATGAGGTATCTCTCTATCAGGAGGAGCATCCTCTCCGCGTCCCAGTCCCTGTCGGCTCCAGCTATCCTAATGAAGTTCTCGAGGATCTTCATGCCTCCCTGGGTGTGCTTGACTTCAGGATGAAACTGAACCCCGTAGATGGGCTTGCTCTCATGCTTAAAGGAGCTCACGTAACCGTTCTCGGAGATGGATGTGATAAGGAAGCCCTCAGGCAATTTGGAGACGAAGTCCGAGTGACTCATCCACACGAACTCACCGCTCCATCCTTCCAGGAGCTCGTCCTCCTTGAGCACGCGAATCCTCGTGGGGCCGAACTCCCCAATCCCTCTCCTGACCTCTCCCCCGAGGAGCTTCGCTATTAGCTGAAAACCGTAGCATATCCCCAGCACTGGTAATCCCATTTCCAAGACCCTTGGGTCTATGGATGGGGAGTTCGGCGAGTAGACACTGCTGGGCCCTCCTGAGAGGATTATCCCAGCCGGTTTCCTGGCCTCTATCTCCTCGTAGCTGGCCCTGGTGTATGGTATTATCTCGGAGTACACCCCGAGATCCCTGATCTTCCTGGCGATGAGGTGTGCGTACTGCCCCCCGAAGTTCACTACGAGTATCATGAGGACCCCGGTCCCGAAACCCTAGCCTTGAGCCTTATGGAACCCCCGAAGTAAGATCCGACTGACTCGACGTCACGGCCGACCCCTTCGAGCTCCCTCATGAGCTCCTCCAGCGTGAACGCGATTCCCGTCTGTCTCAGAGATTTCGTGAGCTCTCCATTCTCGATCAGGAAAGCGGTCTCAGCCATTCCACTGAACTCGCCCGTGGCCAGGTTGGGGGTGTCCCCGGTGTAAAGCACCAAGACCCCTCTCCTTACATCTAGGAGTTCCTCCTCGCTCATCTCAAGGGAGGGGGCCTCTATCCTGACATTATTTGCTCCCACGGAAGGCATCCTCCTGTAGTCCCTCGAGGCGTTACCCGTGCTCTCCCTGCCCTCCTTCTTCGCGGTGTACCAGTTGTGTATGGGACTCCTGAACACCCCCCTCTCGATCACCTTGGTCCTCCCCGTGGGGACCCCCTCGTCATCGAAGCTCGAGCTCCCTATGAGCCAGGGGATCCTTCCATCATCCACTATTGACAGCTCCTCCCTTCCCACCTCCTCGCCCAGCCTGTTGGTGAGGAAGCTCCTCCCATACTGTATGTTCTCCGCATTGGCCGCGTCGTTCACTATGAAGGGGATAATGCCGTGAAGGGCCTTGGGCCTGAATATCACGGGGATCATCTCGACGCCTATCCTCACGGAATCCAAGCTCCTTATGGCGATCTCCCCAGCTTCCCTTCCTAATCTCTCGGGATCGAGCACATCGAGTCTTCTGCCGTTTGAGAAGTTGAATCCGGAGCCCCTCCTATCTCCATCCCTAGCCGCAACCTCTAGGAACACGTCGAAGGAGGTCCTGCTCTCGTGGACATCGACGCCCGTGGAGCTGAATATCCTGACCTCCTCATAAGTCAGGGTGAATATCCCCGATACTGAGACGATGGCAGGGGAGAGCCTCGCAGCCTCCACGGAGGCCATGAAAGTGGAGGAAGCATCCCCAACGTCCATGTCCCTGATCCTATCATCCATGAGCCCCTCCATGAACTCAACCCTCAGGGGCTCGGGCAGGGACCGGAAGTCAGAGTCCTCGGGGGAGGCCTTCGCGTTCATGAAGGCCCTCCTACCAATGGAAGCTCCTTCCAAGGGATTTGTAGCGAATGCAATACCTAGCTTTTTTCCTATGCAGGCCCTGACGCCCAGCCCGGTTTCCCTAAATGTACTGGAGGTCTTCAGAGATCCCCTCTCAACGCTGAGGGATATGCCCCTGATGCGGACCTCGAAGGCCTCCGCCCCATCCGCCCCCTCTGATATAGCTGCCCTCACGGCATCCTCAGCGAGCATGTCATCACCTCCCCCCGAAGACCAGGCTCCTTATCATCAGGTGAGGGGATCCCGTGGTGACCGGAACCCACTGACCCTTCTTACCACAGCTTCCGGGATCATGATATAGATCCTTGCCCACCGCATCCACGTTGTGGAGCACCTCGAGGGTCATGCCCGTGATCGCGACCTCCCTCAATCTTCTGGTCATCTCTCCCCTCTCTACGAGCCATCCACCCTCGGCCTTGAACATGAACTGTCCCTTCGCCGGATCCGTGTATCCGTAGAGGGATCCGAAGGCATAGATACCCTCTTTGATCTCGGAGATCATCTCCTCAAGGCTCCAATCACCCCTATCTATGAAAGTGTTCGACATCCTGACCTCGGGAGGGTTGCCGAAGTCCATCGATCTGGCATTACCGGTGGGTTCGAGGTTCAGCCTCTTGGACACCTCGAGATTTGTGAGGTAGCCAATCAGAATTCCATTCCTAACTATGTACTTTCTCCTGGCCTCGGTCCCCTCATCATCATACCTATAACTGCCGTAAAGTCCCTCCAGCGTCGGATCATCGACCACGCTTATCGAGGGGGGACCCACGGGCTTCCCCATCATGTCCGTCAGGATGCTCTCACCGTTGACGACGGAGTCCCCCTCTGCGGCGTGACCGAAGGCCTCATGTATGAACACGCCGGCCAGCTTGGGATCGAGTATCGCCTTATGAGGACCCGGTGGGGCTGGCACAGCGGATAGCGCTTCAACAGCCCTCCTGGCCGCTCTCTCAGCGACATCGCTTCCCTCCACCACCTCGATGCCACCCAAACCTCCCTTGGACTCGAAAGCCGCTTCCGTCACCCCCGCCTCGTGAGCGAATACGTAAGCCGCTATCCTGACCCTGCCTATTCTCTGCCTCACATCTGTCCCTAAGGAGTTCACTATCCTAGTCTCCCTGAAGGAGTCTACTAGGGAGATGTTGGTGTTCCTGACCTCTTTCAAGGAGCTGGCCGCCTTATGCTGCTCAAACAACATGGCAAGCTTCCTCTCCACAGGGACCTCATAAGCGGGTTCTTTCCCCATAACCTCGTAACTACCCTTAAATGAGGGCCAATCCGCTTCTAAACGCCGAGACTCGTTCGATGAAAGTCTTGCAAGCTCAAAAGAATCCCTTAGAGCGTCCTCGAGCTCCTCCTCCGATCTGGCAACGCTGAACCCCCATCCTCCCCTATAGAGAGTTCTAACGCCTATTCTGAACTCATCCCCGCTGCTGAGCTCCCTCACCACCCCATCGATGACCCTCAGTATCGTGGTGCGGATCCTCTCCTCTCGGATCTCAACGAACTCAGAGCCCAACTCAAGTCCCTTGCTAATCATGGCCTCCAAATGCATAATCGTTTTATGAGATGCGTCCACTTTTAATTTTATGCGATGCCCGAACGGGTGCCATGCCTGCTGCCTCGAGACCGAGATGATACTGACGGAGAGCGACGTAAGAAGGATAGAATCTATGGGCTACAGGAGAGAGGATTTCAGTGAGTTCAGGGATGGTTTCATCAGGTTGAGGAATATAAATGGCAGATGTTACTTCCTGCATGATGGAAGGTGCGTGATATACGAGGCCCGCCCGCTGGGATGCAGGGCCTATCCCGTGGTGTTCAACGTCATCACTAGGAACTGCGAGCTGGACGATGAATGCCCGGCCGTGGATACGATCGATTATGGAGAGATCCTGAGCAAGTGCGAAATCGTCATGAGGATAGTAGGGGAACTTGGGATCTGAAACCCCAATTCAGCCGAC contains:
- a CDS encoding glutamine-hydrolyzing GMP synthase, which encodes MILVVNFGGQYAHLIARKIRDLGVYSEIIPYTRASYEEIEARKPAGIILSGGPSSVYSPNSPSIDPRVLEMGLPVLGICYGFQLIAKLLGGEVRRGIGEFGPTRIRVLKEDELLEGWSGEFVWMSHSDFVSKLPEGFLITSISENGYVSSFKHESKPIYGVQFHPEVKHTQGGMKILENFIRIAGADRDWDAERMLLLIERYLMDEVSKCKKVLVAVSGGVDSTLSALLVSRVAKEKLVPVFVNHGLLRKGEPESVLSSLRKIGIDVIYVDASQEFLRALRGVKDCEEKRAIVGELFARIFMEVFEREGCDCLVQGTLYPDVIESGVEVGADRIKSHHNVAGLPSWFRGRVIEPLRHLYKDEVRRLARRLGVPEEIVSKHPFPGPGLSVRIIGEVTKEKLEIVREASSIVE
- a CDS encoding TldD/PmbA family protein, with amino-acid sequence MLAEDAVRAAISEGADGAEAFEVRIRGISLSVERGSLKTSSTFRETGLGVRACIGKKLGIAFATNPLEGASIGRRAFMNAKASPEDSDFRSLPEPLRVEFMEGLMDDRIRDMDVGDASSTFMASVEAARLSPAIVSVSGIFTLTYEEVRIFSSTGVDVHESRTSFDVFLEVAARDGDRRGSGFNFSNGRRLDVLDPERLGREAGEIAIRSLDSVRIGVEMIPVIFRPKALHGIIPFIVNDAANAENIQYGRSFLTNRLGEEVGREELSIVDDGRIPWLIGSSSFDDEGVPTGRTKVIERGVFRSPIHNWYTAKKEGRESTGNASRDYRRMPSVGANNVRIEAPSLEMSEEELLDVRRGVLVLYTGDTPNLATGEFSGMAETAFLIENGELTKSLRQTGIAFTLEELMRELEGVGRDVESVGSYFGGSIRLKARVSGPGSS
- a CDS encoding TldD/PmbA family protein codes for the protein MHLEAMISKGLELGSEFVEIREERIRTTILRVIDGVVRELSSGDEFRIGVRTLYRGGWGFSVARSEEELEDALRDSFELARLSSNESRRLEADWPSFKGSYEVMGKEPAYEVPVERKLAMLFEQHKAASSLKEVRNTNISLVDSFRETRIVNSLGTDVRQRIGRVRIAAYVFAHEAGVTEAAFESKGGLGGIEVVEGSDVAERAARRAVEALSAVPAPPGPHKAILDPKLAGVFIHEAFGHAAEGDSVVNGESILTDMMGKPVGPPSISVVDDPTLEGLYGSYRYDDEGTEARRKYIVRNGILIGYLTNLEVSKRLNLEPTGNARSMDFGNPPEVRMSNTFIDRGDWSLEEMISEIKEGIYAFGSLYGYTDPAKGQFMFKAEGGWLVERGEMTRRLREVAITGMTLEVLHNVDAVGKDLYHDPGSCGKKGQWVPVTTGSPHLMIRSLVFGGR
- a CDS encoding YkgJ family cysteine cluster protein; the protein is MRCPNGCHACCLETEMILTESDVRRIESMGYRREDFSEFRDGFIRLRNINGRCYFLHDGRCVIYEARPLGCRAYPVVFNVITRNCELDDECPAVDTIDYGEILSKCEIVMRIVGELGI